The Lasioglossum baleicum chromosome 3, iyLasBale1, whole genome shotgun sequence region ATTGATCCAATGGgatcatttattttcttccacAAAGTACGAAATTGCACATTGCaacaatattcaacaatacgttcgctaataataataactttaaaattaaatgatacCTTAATTAAATTCTATTCCATGAAGCGTTTGCAATCCAATGGGATTATCTAtgtttatatatgtatgtaataatccactaataataataactagactagggacctttatgcaaaataaaatttttcttcgtcaattacaagaagcaggaaccatataaaaatttcttctaatctttaataattgtaataaattgaaaataacacatGGATGTTCTTAAATACCCTTAATGTTTTCACTATTCTAAATTACAtccatccatttttgtcataaatgcataaaatccgcagtctaatgataagttaaaaaataaataactcCTTAATTAAAATCTGTTCCATGAAACGTTTGCAATCTAATGGGATTATCTAATTTCCTTCCACAAAATACGAAATGGCACATTGCTGGTAGCAAACGAATTCAACAATACGTTcgctaataataataagtagactggggacctttatgcaaaataaaaattttcttcgtcaattacaagaagcaggaaccatataaaaatttcttctgatctttaacaattgtaataaattgaaaataacacatGGATGTTCTTAAATACTCTTAATGTTTTCACTATTCTAAATTAAAtccatccatttttgtcataaatgcataaaatccgcagtctaatgataagttaaaaaataaatgacaccttaattaaaCTCTGTTCCATTCTGGGATTATCTACGTTCCTccataaaatacaaaattgcaCATTGCTGGTAGTCAAAATGacatccacccatttttgtcataaatgcataaaatccgcagtctaatgataagttaaaaaataaatgacaccttaattaaaCTCTGTTCCATTCTGGGATCATCTACGTTCCTccataaaatacaaaattgcaCATTGCTGGTAGTCaaaattacatccacccatttttgtcataaatgcataaaatccgcagtctaatgataagttaaaaaatgaatgacaccttaattaaaCTCTGTTCCATTCTGGGATTATCTACGTTCCTccataaaatacaaaattgcaCATTGCTGGTAGTCaaaattacatccacccatttttgtcataaatgcataaaatccgcagtccaataataagttgaaaaataaatgacACACCTTAATTAAATTCTGTTCCACGAAGCGTTCGCATCATTCGAGATGTCTTCGGAAGAACCACTCGTTGTCGAAGCGGTGTACCTCTACGAAAAAGAGAACGCAACAGATCACCACACGATCAATTATGAACTTGTGCATTTGGATCCTCCAACCCCTGTCCTCAGACGTGGTCAAGCTTTCAACGTAGCTCTCAGATTCAATCGTGACTATGTAGACGAGATCGACATCGTCAGGTTGCTCTTCAGCTTCGGTCCAAACCCAAACGTTCTAAGAGGCACCAGGGGTGTAAACACAGTCACGAATAGAGACACTTACCTGACTGATTTGGAGGCATGGGGTGTGCGAATGATTGGTGTCAATGGCGTAGACCTTTCTGTAGAAGTTAGAAGTCCGATCGACAGTCCTGTTGGAGTTTGGCAATTAAATGTGGAGACCACGACATTGGGCAGGAGGGCTGCACCGAATACTTACAGCTACGAGAGGGATATTTATCTGCTGTTCAATCCGTGGGTGAAAGGTGAGACAACGTAAATTAACAATGTTAATTTATGCAGAATGTAATTAGTAGACCGTGGATATATTTATTTGCAGTCACACAACTTAATTCATGTCTTAAGTACTTAATTAAGTACTTAATCTTGTTACTTCATCACCCTGGTGTTATCTCATGTTTCACGATCTGCGAACTCTAAAAGAAAGCATTATGTTTCATGAAGAAATCATACTGTACATGATGTATACAAATGTTTAATCTCTGGGTAAAATGTGAGAACGTAAATTGACAACATTTAATTATACAGAATGTAATTAGTAGAGACCTTGGAAGTTTATGTGCAGTCATACAACTTAACCCAGTTACTATAACCCTGACGTCATCTCATGTTTCACGATCTGCGAACTCTAAAAAAAAGCATTGTTTCATGAAGAAATCATAGTGTACAAGTGTACataatgtataaaaatgttcaatccaTGGTTGAACGGTGAGACAACGTTAATTTATACAGACTGTAATTAGTACATCGTGTTATTTCATGTTTGACGATCTGCGAACTCTAAAAGAAAGCATTGTGTTTCATGAAGAGATCAGAGTGTacataatatgtataaaaatgttcGCAGATGACTTGGTGTTTATGGAGGACGAGCAGTTGCTAGACGAATACGTGCTAAACGACGTTGGCAAGATATGGGTTGGCCCATGGGGTAGTTCCCGTGGCAGAGAATGGGTCTTCGGTCAATTCGACGCTTGCGTGCTTCCAGCTTGTCAGTTGTTGTTAGAACGATCTGGAATTAAAGCTATATCCAGAGGAGATCCAATCAAAATGTGCCGAGCCATTTCGAGAATCGTAAGTCAATcaaacataatttatattcaTTGGCTACATTTACGTTGATCCTTAACCCTTTtcgctcggagctattttataactggaaaattgaacatttcttccaacctagaataatttcattctatatgatttattcattttatgagtatgaaattaatgtaatacttcatatacaatatttattaaatatttaataattggtTAGATCCCAACATAATTAATTTCCACTCGACGAGCGTATTAcaattacagggtgacaagaaataacggagttaaacatttcttattataattctgtcaaatcgacgaattttgaaaaaccaaatgataacaaccataacatagaccgtTAGTATTCACATATTTAAGAGGTTtgaaacgtgtcttgaaattttcggctatgggccgcagctcttctggcgtcattcggtcccacacccggcgcagagattttttcagcgactcgaaactttcatgggactgagcacaggccctggcctccaaaatcgaccaaacgctggagtccatagagttgagatccggtgagtacggcggccattccgcagatgtgatgaaacctggaaaatgggatttgctacggttttcgtggatcaaggggtcaaaatcaaccaagaagtgtatcgacgggacattctcgaagccgtcgtacttctgtgggcccaatagcacctcggcgatccggaatggacgttacagcaggattccgtgccggcccacagggcaaaaacgactcaggagtggtgcaaagcccattttccatgtttcatcacatctgtggaatggccgccgtacgcaccgaatctcaacccgatggactacagcgtgtggtcgattttggaggccagggcctgtgctcggccccataaaagtttggagtcattgaaaaaatctctgtaccaggagtgggaccgaataacGGCAGAAGAGCTGTGGCCCATTGACGAAAATTTCatgacacgtttgagcctctgtatcggcgcaaagggtggccatttcgaaacttcttaaatatatgaatactaaaggtccatgttatggttgttattatttggttttttcaaaattcgtcgatttgacagaattataataagaaatgattaactccgttatttcttgtcaccctgtaaattcaattaaattcaattaaatCGCCAGGTAAACTCCAACGACGATCAAGGTGTAATTACGGGTCGCTGGGACGGTGAATACGGAGATGGCACAGCGCCGGCCGCGTGGACCGGAAGTGTGCCGATCCTGGAGCAATTCTTGGAGTCCGGAGAGTCAGTGAAATATGGACAATGTTGGGTGTTCGCTGGAGCAGTCACCACAGTGTGTCGAGCTCTTGGAATACCATCCAGAGTGATCTCGAACTTAGTATCTGCCCACGATGCAAACGCTTCACTCTCGGTCGATCGTTACTACGACAAAGACAACGAGGAGCTGGAGTACGATCCGAACAATTTGGAAGGCGAGGATTCCATTTGGAACTATCATGTTTGGAACGACGTTTGGATGGCTAGACCAGACTTGCCTAAAGGATATGGAGGTTGGCAAGCGATCGATGCAACTCCTCAAGAACCCTCCGAAGGCGTTTATCAATGCGGTCCAGCTTCCGTTGAGGCTATCAAGCAAGGAGCTGTTGGATACAATTTTGACGTGACATTTATGGTCGCTTCGGTGAATGCTGATCTTATGAGATGGAAGGAAGATCCGGATAGCGAGCTGGGATACTCGAAAATCGACTGTAACAAGTACCAGTGAGTATTTACAcgcgaaaatcaatttttaccggAATCTAGACTTTCTTTCTAATCAACGCAAGGACTTGAAACAGACTGTTTCTTTCGAGTCAAACAATCTTCGACCAAGAAACTGTTATTCATAGAATTTTGCTTATACTATTGGATATTTTGATGGGAACAGTGTTTTCCTACTTTTGTGAAAATTTCTCAATTCGAACAATCTTCAAGATCATTCATAGAATTTTTGTTTATTCTATTGGATATTTTGATGGGAACAGTGTTTTTCTACTTCTGTGAAAATCTTTCAATTCGAACAATCTTCAAGCAATTGTTATTGATAGAATTTTTGTTCATACCATCGGATATTTTGATGCGAACAGTGTTTTCCTACTTCTGTAAAAGTCTCTCAATTCGAACAATCTTCAAGAAACCGTTATTCATGGAATTTTTGTTTATTGTATCATACTAAATATTTTTATGGAAACAGTATTTTTCTACTTCTGTGAAAATCTTTCAATGCAAACAATCTTCAAGAAACTGTTATTCATAGAATTTTTGTTTATTCTACTGAATATTTTGATGGAAACAGTATTTTCCTACTTCTGTGAAAATCTTCCAAATCCGAACAATCTTCAAGAAACTGTGATTCATAGAATTTTTGTTTATTCTATTAGatattttaatgggaacagtgTTTCTCTACTTTTGTGAAAATCTTTCAATCCAAACAATCTTCGACCAAGACTTTTGTTCATACTATCGGATATTTTGATGGGAACAAAGTATTTTCCTACTTTTGTGAAAAATAGTCGCACCCAAGGAGCGATGTAAGAATTACCATACGAACATACATAATTACGTGAAGTCGTTAAAACCTCTCGACAGCAAAGTAAACATCGTTTCCGTAGACACTTAATTTTTGTCTGAGTCACCTATACTCGTTCTAAATTCATTGCTGCATTGGTAATCGTGACATTGGCGCAACCGTGATGAATGCCACACACTGTTCATTTACATAATCTTCACGTAACCAcgaaatatttatgcaaaacacTTGGGACTTCAAATTGCACAATAATTACATTCCTGAATGCTTTTTGAGTACTGATTGTTGGATTAAATT contains the following coding sequences:
- the LOC143207337 gene encoding hemocyte protein-glutamine gamma-glutamyltransferase codes for the protein MSSEEPLVVEAVYLYEKENATDHHTINYELVHLDPPTPVLRRGQAFNVALRFNRDYVDEIDIVRLLFSFGPNPNVLRGTRGVNTVTNRDTYLTDLEAWGVRMIGVNGVDLSVEVRSPIDSPVGVWQLNVETTTLGRRAAPNTYSYERDIYLLFNPWVKDDLVFMEDEQLLDEYVLNDVGKIWVGPWGSSRGREWVFGQFDACVLPACQLLLERSGIKAISRGDPIKMCRAISRIVNSNDDQGVITGRWDGEYGDGTAPAAWTGSVPILEQFLESGESVKYGQCWVFAGAVTTVCRALGIPSRVISNLVSAHDANASLSVDRYYDKDNEELEYDPNNLEGEDSIWNYHVWNDVWMARPDLPKGYGGWQAIDATPQEPSEGVYQCGPASVEAIKQGAVGYNFDVTFMVASVNADLMRWKEDPDSELGYSKIDCNKYHIGRMILTKAPWIFDPNGDRDREDITSLYKAREGTEAERLTLFRAVRSTEVAKRFYSLPSPGKEDVEFDLEDLERVNIGQPFAVTVHMKNKSDQPRTVQAILSAGSVYYTGVKANLVKRAAGDFTLQPHASEQLRLTVTEDDYLDKLVEYCIMKLYCIATVKETRQTWADEDDFQVLKPNIVVKIDGDLVVGKPSTISLSFTNPLRRILTECKFNYAGPGLMKNKTLAFRNVEPEEHVYVEHQLVPQKSGPQKIIATFTSTQLLDITGSASIDVLDEDE